The Alcanivorax sediminis genome window below encodes:
- a CDS encoding acetolactate synthase large subunit: MKASDLFVRALEAEGVEHVFAIPGEENLDLLESLRGSKIKLVITRHEQAAGFMASTYGRLTGKAGVCMSTLGPGATNLVTAAAYAQLGAMPMVMITGQKPIKSSKQGQFQIIDVVDMMRPLTKFTKQVVSGDSIPTRIREAFRLAQEERPGATHLELPEDIAREHSTMPVTEPSMTRRPIAEDKSICNAIEAIQGARKPLLLAGAGANRKLTSKMLRQFVEKLGIPVITTQMGKGVVDETGPHFLGNTALSSGDFVHRAIDQADLIINVGHDVVEKPPFFMRPGGAEVVHINFNSAQVDPVYFPQIEVIGDIANSLWQLKERLEPQEHWSFSDFHRIRDALQTHIREGIVDDSFPIRPQRLVDEIRKVMPEDGILTLDNGMYKIWFARNYPAIKPNTVLLDNALATMGAGLPSGMAAKMVYPERRVMAIAGDGGFMMNSQELETAVRLKLDIVILILRDDGYGMIKWKQADMDFQDFGLDFTNPDFVDYARAYGANGHRVESTAGLAPLIEECYAAGGVHVIDCPVDYSDNNRILNQEIRELSGKL; encoded by the coding sequence ATGAAAGCATCAGATTTGTTCGTCCGAGCCCTGGAAGCCGAAGGCGTGGAGCACGTCTTTGCCATTCCTGGCGAGGAAAACCTGGACCTGCTGGAGTCCCTGCGCGGCTCCAAGATCAAACTGGTGATTACCCGTCACGAGCAGGCGGCCGGCTTCATGGCGTCAACCTACGGTCGTCTCACCGGCAAAGCCGGTGTGTGTATGTCTACCCTTGGCCCCGGCGCAACCAACTTAGTGACTGCTGCGGCCTATGCCCAGCTGGGCGCCATGCCGATGGTGATGATCACCGGCCAGAAGCCCATCAAAAGCAGCAAGCAGGGCCAGTTCCAGATCATTGATGTGGTCGACATGATGCGTCCGCTGACCAAGTTCACCAAGCAGGTGGTAAGCGGGGACTCCATTCCCACTCGCATCCGTGAGGCTTTCCGACTGGCCCAGGAAGAGCGCCCCGGCGCGACCCATCTGGAGCTGCCGGAAGATATCGCCCGCGAACATTCCACCATGCCGGTGACGGAACCCAGTATGACCCGTCGCCCGATTGCCGAAGACAAGTCAATCTGTAATGCCATCGAAGCCATTCAGGGCGCACGCAAGCCCTTGCTGCTGGCCGGCGCCGGAGCCAACCGCAAGTTGACCAGCAAGATGCTGCGCCAGTTTGTAGAAAAACTGGGCATCCCGGTAATCACCACCCAGATGGGTAAAGGCGTGGTCGATGAGACCGGACCACACTTCCTGGGTAACACCGCCCTGTCCTCCGGAGACTTTGTACACCGCGCCATCGACCAGGCCGACCTGATCATCAACGTGGGCCATGATGTGGTGGAGAAGCCGCCCTTCTTCATGCGCCCGGGCGGCGCCGAGGTGGTTCACATCAACTTCAACTCTGCCCAGGTTGATCCCGTGTACTTCCCGCAGATCGAAGTCATCGGCGACATCGCCAACAGCCTGTGGCAACTGAAGGAACGCCTTGAGCCTCAGGAGCACTGGAGCTTCTCCGATTTCCATCGCATTCGTGATGCGCTGCAGACTCACATCCGTGAAGGCATTGTGGACGACAGCTTCCCGATTCGTCCGCAGCGTCTGGTGGATGAGATCCGCAAAGTCATGCCCGAGGACGGCATTCTTACCCTCGATAATGGCATGTACAAAATCTGGTTTGCCCGTAACTACCCGGCGATCAAGCCCAACACCGTGTTGCTGGATAACGCACTGGCCACCATGGGCGCCGGTCTGCCCTCCGGCATGGCCGCCAAAATGGTGTATCCGGAGCGACGTGTCATGGCTATTGCCGGCGATGGCGGCTTCATGATGAACAGCCAGGAACTCGAAACGGCGGTGCGCCTGAAGCTGGACATCGTCATCCTGATCCTCCGCGACGACGGTTACGGCATGATCAAATGGAAACAGGCAGACATGGACTTCCAGGACTTCGGCCTGGACTTCACTAACCCGGATTTTGTGGATTATGCCCGCGCCTATGGCGCCAACGGCCACCGGGTCGAGTCCACCGCCGGCCTCGCACCCCTGATTGAAGAATGTTATGCCGCTGGCGGCGTACATGTGATTGATTGCCCTGTGGACTACAGCGATAACAACCGCATCCTGAACCAGGAAATTCGTGAGTTGAGCGGAAAGCTGTAA